Proteins from one Bacteroides zhangwenhongii genomic window:
- a CDS encoding DUF4843 domain-containing protein, with translation MNVKNFIIPAIACFCCSSFFISCEEQGLMVNDNDVSYIIFANDMTKDTTTVSFKVYNEGEVPEIPLEVSVYGKVQDKDLKFSVSVDEDRTTLPADLYELPTECLIEKGQLTGNVYIKFKNSEILSTNTLILALKIDEKEEVREGARQYSRAIVTVTDRLFKPSWWSVADAGGADTPLNSVEEYYLGIYLEDKYKMFLDELKKDDMVFDGKNKQVLRKYALKLKNTLKDINAERAAQGLGPLVDEKTQLEITVPVAG, from the coding sequence ATGAATGTTAAGAATTTTATAATTCCTGCTATAGCATGCTTTTGCTGCTCTAGCTTTTTTATCTCTTGTGAAGAGCAAGGCTTGATGGTCAATGATAATGACGTCTCGTATATTATTTTTGCCAACGATATGACTAAAGACACTACAACTGTTTCTTTTAAAGTTTATAATGAGGGCGAAGTTCCGGAGATTCCATTAGAGGTTTCAGTATATGGTAAAGTTCAGGATAAAGATTTGAAGTTTTCTGTAAGTGTAGATGAAGACCGTACAACTTTACCTGCCGATTTATATGAATTACCAACAGAGTGTCTGATTGAGAAAGGGCAACTGACGGGAAATGTTTATATAAAATTTAAGAATTCAGAGATATTGAGTACTAACACGTTGATTTTAGCATTAAAGATAGATGAGAAGGAAGAAGTAAGAGAGGGGGCAAGACAATACTCAAGGGCAATTGTTACTGTAACAGATCGTTTGTTTAAACCCAGTTGGTGGTCGGTAGCTGATGCAGGTGGTGCTGATACTCCTCTCAACTCGGTTGAAGAGTATTATTTAGGGATATATTTAGAAGATAAATATAAGATGTTCTTGGATGAGTTGAAAAAGGATGATATGGTATTTGATGGTAAGAACAAACAAGTGCTACGTAAATATGCATTGAAGCTGAAAAATACTTTGAAAGATATTAATGCGGAAAGAGCAGCACAAGGTTTGGGACCATTGGTTGATGAGAAAACACAATTAGAGATTACAGTTCCTGTTGCAGGGTAA
- a CDS encoding PKD-like family lipoprotein, whose amino-acid sequence MNKSFVYIVIAILCVAMSACLDDDNNYNYDKLNELQGGYQSIGGLKDDYSIAVDEKLTLTPTFKFTIDSIAPDVSYEWYLDGQLLADEQGPSYTFSSSKSGTARITFAVIDNKSGVKFARSTTVKIRTEFQRGWAILSKGNDNRSILNFIIPSTVTYFTTIDGNEEARDSLVYHRVKMDVTPNLGMNPIGLMENLGNMDYYSSLGLEVYDELLVKQDKWAELNGNTLEHELYTFEEFNKDLPDNFSPVEAAMTYSAKLLRNENGHVFLNNKIDAGDFHAGFYTSVPLNNGMKFRRLFQSLKINDLYCSVIPALKEDNTLVGIYDGGITVSDYSTTISENSTKLTGNVYEITEMNDQKHFQKMSQEVVDMIPAASARKNDYDVSAAVPAWVALMKEPGSNSYGLRYFALEGKDGGGVATISEAEYFEKGLGVIPNYKDIAVFNNKMFVVIADGNRLWYCQYGQDPETGTNHNEAMLLLGEMTSDIVSLAVNDLSASPYMPSYNGQLGVALADGTFSIYEVKETKNQATGVCEEVTLGKLFPNEVIEDNHFGNVVDALYKLGRGFDYFWFEF is encoded by the coding sequence ATGAATAAATCGTTTGTATATATAGTCATAGCAATCTTATGTGTAGCTATGTCAGCTTGTCTGGATGATGACAATAATTATAATTATGATAAGCTAAATGAGCTTCAAGGAGGATATCAATCTATTGGAGGACTTAAAGATGATTATAGCATTGCTGTAGATGAAAAGTTAACTTTAACACCGACTTTTAAGTTTACAATTGATAGTATTGCACCGGATGTGAGTTATGAGTGGTATTTGGATGGCCAATTGTTAGCGGATGAACAAGGTCCGTCCTATACTTTCTCTTCTTCTAAAAGTGGTACTGCTCGAATTACTTTTGCTGTGATAGATAATAAGTCGGGGGTAAAGTTTGCGAGATCAACAACTGTTAAGATTCGGACAGAGTTTCAACGCGGATGGGCTATTCTTTCTAAAGGAAATGATAACAGGTCTATTTTGAACTTTATAATCCCTTCCACTGTAACCTATTTTACAACTATAGATGGGAATGAGGAAGCACGTGATTCATTAGTGTATCATAGAGTGAAGATGGATGTAACTCCTAATCTAGGAATGAATCCTATTGGTTTAATGGAAAATCTGGGTAATATGGATTACTATAGTTCATTGGGGCTTGAAGTATATGATGAACTGCTTGTAAAGCAAGATAAATGGGCTGAATTGAATGGTAATACTTTGGAACATGAATTGTATACTTTTGAAGAATTTAATAAAGATTTACCTGATAATTTTTCTCCCGTAGAAGCTGCTATGACATATTCGGCAAAATTACTTCGTAATGAGAATGGGCATGTTTTCTTAAATAATAAAATTGATGCGGGTGACTTTCATGCGGGATTTTATACATCTGTTCCGTTAAATAATGGAATGAAGTTTCGTAGACTGTTTCAGAGTCTTAAAATTAATGACCTTTATTGTTCCGTTATTCCAGCGCTGAAGGAAGATAATACATTAGTTGGAATTTATGACGGTGGTATTACTGTTAGTGATTATAGTACAACCATCAGTGAGAATTCTACTAAACTGACTGGAAATGTTTATGAAATTACAGAAATGAATGATCAGAAACATTTTCAGAAAATGTCTCAAGAAGTTGTGGATATGATTCCTGCTGCTAGTGCAAGGAAAAATGATTATGATGTTTCGGCAGCTGTTCCTGCTTGGGTTGCACTGATGAAAGAGCCTGGTAGTAATTCGTATGGATTGAGATATTTCGCATTGGAAGGAAAAGATGGAGGAGGTGTTGCAACTATCTCGGAAGCTGAATATTTTGAGAAAGGATTAGGTGTAATACCAAATTATAAAGACATTGCAGTTTTTAATAATAAAATGTTTGTTGTAATTGCAGATGGAAATAGACTATGGTATTGTCAATATGGTCAAGATCCGGAGACTGGTACTAACCATAATGAAGCAATGCTTTTGTTAGGAGAAATGACTAGTGATATAGTATCGTTAGCAGTTAATGACTTGTCTGCTTCTCCATATATGCCAAGTTATAATGGGCAATTGGGAGTTGCGTTAGCGGATGGAACATTCAGTATTTATGAAGTTAAAGAAACTAAGAATCAGGCTACTGGGGTTTGTGAAGAAGTAACTTTGGGTAAGCTGTTTCCTAATGAAGTTATAGAAGATAACCACTTTGGTAATGTTGTTGATGCACTTTATAAACTTGGTCGTGGGTTTGATTATTTCTGGTTTGAGTTTTAA
- a CDS encoding S9 family peptidase, translated as MVQMLAQVSIGKSSNIFANYELADKFQDFTLGGKLSNISLSVYPREINDTDNFWFEFQTTVGKDYYYVMPAAGKREPLFDKGKMAMQLSEFTKGVVDRNKLDISSVTFAKDQGSFEFDYKSKRYSYNRLTGKLTLVEKKEEKKEPEEPIYSWMTFSPDKKYILYAKNHNLYVKGNKALGVDTTEVQLTTDGVENFSYAREEEAGENGEVPTTALWCPDNRHIYVVRDDNRLLRDFWVINSLEDSPSLIKYKYEFPGDKYVTQNELTIIDIVEKTAKKAKIDKWKDQYIMPLHVTSDSKYLFFERTKRTWDEVDVCSVNLSTMEVKEVIHEEDKPYRDPHARNVAILNDGKDILFRSERTGWGHYYHYDGDGNLKNVMTSGEWVTGYINSIDTLKRKVYLYGYGKDKKVNPFYYMLYEVDIDKEGVTPLSTEDGQHNVNFLKSHNYYVDTYSRVDMEPKIMLKDRKGKVIMELAKPDLDLVYASGWKKPERFVVKAADNVTDLYGVMWKPSDFDPEKKYPIISVVYPGPYFGFVPTNFTLDDSYCTRMAQLGFIVITVGHRGDTPMRGKAYHRYGYGNMRDYPLADDKYAIEQLAQRHSFIDGKKVGIYGHSGGGFMAAAAICTYPDFYTAAVSCSGNHDNSIYNRGWGECYNGVKEVEKVVKDSLGNETKEYEYKFSVKSNAEIAKNLKGHLMLVTGDMDKNVNPAHTYRMAKALIEAGKDFDMLVIPGAGHGYGSADKYFERKMYRFFAKHLLGDARADCWEDINRSK; from the coding sequence ATGGTGCAGATGCTTGCTCAGGTATCTATTGGTAAATCAAGCAATATATTTGCCAATTATGAATTGGCAGATAAATTTCAGGATTTTACTTTAGGAGGTAAATTATCTAATATTAGTTTATCGGTTTACCCTCGGGAGATAAACGATACAGATAATTTCTGGTTTGAGTTTCAGACGACAGTAGGTAAGGACTATTATTATGTGATGCCTGCTGCAGGAAAACGTGAACCTCTTTTTGATAAAGGGAAGATGGCTATGCAGTTGAGTGAATTTACCAAAGGTGTAGTAGATAGAAATAAACTGGATATCTCATCTGTAACTTTTGCCAAAGACCAAGGCTCGTTTGAATTTGATTATAAGAGTAAACGATATAGCTATAATCGTTTGACGGGTAAGTTGACATTAGTAGAGAAGAAAGAAGAAAAGAAGGAACCGGAAGAACCAATTTATAGTTGGATGACTTTTTCGCCTGATAAAAAGTATATTTTGTATGCTAAGAACCACAACTTGTATGTAAAGGGGAATAAAGCATTGGGAGTGGATACAACCGAGGTGCAGTTGACTACTGATGGGGTAGAAAACTTTTCTTATGCTCGTGAAGAGGAAGCTGGGGAGAATGGAGAAGTACCGACAACGGCGCTTTGGTGTCCCGATAATCGCCATATCTATGTTGTACGTGATGATAACCGTTTGTTGCGAGACTTCTGGGTAATCAATTCATTGGAAGATTCTCCTTCGTTGATAAAGTATAAATATGAGTTTCCTGGTGATAAGTATGTTACTCAAAATGAATTGACGATTATTGATATTGTAGAGAAAACGGCAAAAAAGGCGAAGATAGACAAATGGAAAGACCAATACATAATGCCTCTTCATGTTACTTCAGATAGCAAATACTTGTTCTTTGAACGTACTAAGCGTACTTGGGATGAGGTAGATGTGTGTTCTGTTAACCTCTCAACTATGGAAGTAAAGGAAGTTATTCACGAAGAAGATAAACCATATCGTGATCCACATGCCCGTAATGTTGCAATCTTAAATGATGGAAAAGATATTCTATTCCGTTCAGAGCGTACTGGTTGGGGGCATTATTATCATTATGATGGAGATGGAAACCTTAAGAATGTGATGACTTCCGGTGAATGGGTAACAGGTTATATTAATTCTATTGATACGCTGAAACGCAAAGTTTATCTGTATGGATATGGAAAAGATAAAAAAGTGAATCCTTTCTATTACATGCTTTATGAGGTTGATATTGACAAAGAAGGAGTAACTCCTTTGAGCACGGAAGACGGACAGCATAATGTGAATTTCTTGAAATCCCATAATTACTATGTAGACACCTATTCAAGAGTGGATATGGAGCCTAAAATTATGCTGAAAGATAGAAAAGGCAAGGTGATTATGGAGTTGGCAAAACCAGATCTGGATTTAGTTTATGCATCAGGCTGGAAAAAACCGGAACGTTTTGTCGTGAAGGCAGCCGATAATGTTACAGATTTGTATGGAGTGATGTGGAAACCGTCTGACTTTGATCCGGAGAAGAAATATCCGATTATTTCGGTTGTTTATCCCGGACCTTATTTCGGATTTGTACCTACTAACTTTACACTAGATGATAGTTATTGTACTCGCATGGCGCAACTCGGCTTTATTGTAATTACAGTAGGGCATCGAGGTGATACACCGATGCGCGGTAAGGCTTACCATCGTTATGGTTATGGTAATATGCGCGATTACCCACTGGCGGATGATAAATATGCGATTGAACAGCTAGCGCAACGTCATTCATTTATTGATGGAAAGAAAGTGGGTATTTACGGCCATTCCGGTGGTGGATTTATGGCTGCGGCTGCTATTTGTACCTATCCGGACTTTTATACGGCCGCTGTGTCTTGTTCCGGTAACCATGATAACAGTATTTATAATCGTGGATGGGGAGAGTGTTATAATGGTGTGAAAGAAGTGGAAAAGGTGGTGAAGGACAGTTTAGGCAACGAGACGAAAGAATATGAATATAAGTTCAGTGTAAAGTCGAATGCAGAAATTGCTAAGAACCTGAAAGGCCATCTGATGCTTGTGACAGGAGATATGGATAAGAATGTTAATCCTGCACACACTTATCGCATGGCTAAAGCACTGATTGAAGCTGGTAAAGATTTTGATATGTTGGTGATTCCGGGAGCTGGTCATGGATATGGTTCTGCAGATAAATATTTTGAAAGGAAAATGTATCGCTTTTTTGCCAAGCATTTACTGGGTGATGCTCGTGCAGACTGTTGGGAAGATATAAACCGTAGTAAATAA
- a CDS encoding S9 family peptidase, which produces MKNSFFRYLCLVAALLSYNSAGAEQKVKDQPAERQSHLLKPLDIAACMSWKRVESPDISPTGRWVTYRIAPMEYNPDDKESKILHLFDSRTRKEIALSDVEQIQYYDADQAIYYQQADTAGNMKTILMSLPSGVKTEWVYKESFHPVEGVPYSVSVTNVPEDTVSHIPAFDRLVVRHLKTGTAFQIDSIGYYTLYNQNRSILFIRKQAKGNALCYGPLAGPYQTIYQSSVKKEPSSFSLDAKQMTGEFTVNDSLWYNFSLKKNTCDLVFDRKEIILPTGMELARATLSHSQKFLTIELRPYQGKVSKDKKEEKVKPDESFELELWTWDEYEVPTLQTRDRYFHPQYSKYIYDIASKKMMEVAPSYANLLEPDRAEEIHYVLYTDETPYRMQKEWLNEMPFDIYSVNVHTGEKQLVGRNYRTRPRWSPNGKWAVMYDPMAKVWNKFDGATGKLTDISTAIGYPIFEEDYDKPNPAPAYGIAGWTAEGNNVLIYDAYDWWKIDLTGERQSECLTKGYGRKNRKFIRKMTSNIDKEVFDSDEKIMVSVWDTDTMDEEICLLDMKGNLKKLMGGPYIYAIHRFSDNQKYCIWNRQNISEFRDLWWSKSDFSNPIRITTANPQQNEYKWGTVKLLEWTNYENKPNKGLLYLPEDYDPKKEYPVLVQFYETHSGGLNTYNAPGLSSAMADVMYFVSNGYIVFMPDVHFTVGTPGQSCYDAVVSGTKYLIEQGIAHPGKIGLQGHSWSGFQASYLVTKTDIFTCANIGAPITDMVTGYLGIRGGSGLPRYFMYEEWQSRMGKSLWEAKDKYLASSAIVEADKIHTPLLIWHNDKDEAVAYEQGRALYLAMRRLQRPAWHLNYKGEGHFLGSQAAQKDWTIRMKQFFDYYLKGTKEPRWMKEGIHLRERGIDQKYDLLEK; this is translated from the coding sequence ATGAAGAACTCTTTCTTTAGATATTTGTGTTTGGTAGCTGCGCTGCTGTCATACAACTCTGCCGGAGCAGAACAAAAAGTGAAAGATCAACCTGCCGAACGACAGTCTCACTTATTGAAACCATTGGATATAGCAGCTTGTATGTCGTGGAAGCGCGTCGAATCACCCGATATTTCTCCGACAGGGCGATGGGTAACTTATCGCATTGCTCCGATGGAATATAATCCCGATGATAAGGAGTCTAAGATATTACATCTGTTTGATTCGCGTACACGGAAAGAAATAGCATTGTCTGATGTCGAGCAGATTCAATATTATGATGCAGACCAGGCTATTTATTATCAGCAGGCGGATACTGCTGGAAATATGAAGACAATATTAATGTCGTTACCGTCCGGAGTGAAAACGGAGTGGGTGTATAAAGAATCTTTCCATCCTGTAGAAGGAGTTCCTTATTCGGTATCTGTAACCAATGTACCGGAAGATACGGTTAGCCATATTCCGGCTTTCGACCGCTTGGTAGTACGTCATCTTAAAACTGGAACTGCATTTCAGATTGACAGTATAGGCTACTATACGCTGTATAATCAGAATCGTTCAATTCTTTTTATTCGTAAACAGGCCAAAGGAAATGCTTTGTGTTATGGTCCACTGGCTGGTCCTTACCAAACTATTTATCAAAGCTCCGTCAAGAAAGAACCTTCTTCTTTCAGCCTTGATGCCAAACAGATGACTGGAGAGTTTACAGTGAACGATTCTTTATGGTATAATTTCTCTTTAAAGAAGAATACCTGTGATTTGGTCTTTGACCGTAAAGAGATTATTCTCCCTACAGGAATGGAACTTGCCCGGGCAACTCTATCACATAGCCAGAAATTTCTGACAATTGAGCTCAGACCCTATCAGGGAAAAGTGAGTAAAGATAAAAAAGAAGAGAAGGTAAAGCCTGATGAGAGCTTCGAGCTGGAATTATGGACTTGGGATGAATATGAAGTTCCTACTTTGCAGACGCGCGATCGTTATTTCCATCCCCAGTATTCGAAATATATCTATGATATTGCTTCTAAAAAAATGATGGAAGTGGCTCCCAGTTATGCCAATTTGTTGGAGCCGGACCGTGCGGAAGAAATTCATTATGTACTTTATACGGACGAAACTCCTTATCGTATGCAGAAAGAATGGCTTAATGAAATGCCGTTTGACATCTATTCTGTGAATGTGCATACGGGAGAAAAACAATTAGTAGGACGTAACTACAGGACAAGGCCGCGGTGGTCGCCAAACGGTAAATGGGCGGTGATGTATGATCCTATGGCGAAAGTCTGGAATAAATTTGATGGAGCTACAGGCAAGCTAACCGATATATCGACTGCTATCGGTTATCCTATATTTGAAGAAGACTATGACAAACCGAATCCTGCACCTGCTTATGGTATTGCAGGTTGGACTGCTGAAGGCAATAATGTATTGATTTATGACGCTTATGACTGGTGGAAGATAGATTTGACAGGAGAACGTCAGTCGGAGTGCCTTACGAAGGGATATGGACGTAAAAACCGGAAATTTATCCGTAAAATGACTAGCAATATTGATAAGGAAGTTTTTGATTCGGATGAAAAGATTATGGTGAGTGTCTGGGATACTGATACTATGGATGAAGAAATATGCTTGCTTGATATGAAAGGTAATCTGAAAAAACTGATGGGAGGTCCTTATATCTATGCAATTCACCGCTTCTCTGATAACCAGAAGTATTGTATCTGGAATCGTCAGAACATATCGGAATTTCGTGATTTATGGTGGAGTAAATCGGATTTCTCCAATCCAATCAGAATAACAACTGCTAATCCCCAACAAAATGAATATAAATGGGGAACGGTTAAGCTTCTGGAGTGGACGAATTACGAGAATAAGCCGAACAAAGGGCTGCTTTATCTTCCCGAAGATTATGATCCTAAGAAAGAATATCCAGTATTGGTACAATTTTATGAGACTCACTCTGGCGGATTGAATACTTATAATGCTCCAGGTTTGAGCAGTGCAATGGCGGATGTGATGTACTTTGTGAGTAATGGGTACATTGTATTTATGCCGGATGTACATTTTACTGTAGGAACGCCGGGACAGAGCTGCTATGATGCCGTAGTAAGCGGAACGAAATACCTGATAGAGCAGGGAATAGCACATCCGGGGAAAATAGGTCTTCAGGGACATAGTTGGTCAGGTTTCCAGGCTAGTTATCTGGTGACAAAGACGGATATATTTACTTGTGCTAATATTGGGGCTCCTATTACTGATATGGTAACCGGTTATTTGGGTATTCGTGGTGGAAGCGGTTTGCCGCGTTATTTCATGTATGAAGAATGGCAAAGCCGTATGGGAAAGAGTTTGTGGGAAGCCAAGGATAAATATTTGGCAAGTTCTGCTATTGTGGAAGCGGATAAAATACATACCCCATTATTAATTTGGCATAATGATAAGGATGAGGCTGTTGCCTACGAACAAGGTCGTGCACTTTATTTAGCAATGCGTCGTTTGCAACGTCCGGCATGGCATCTTAATTACAAAGGTGAAGGACATTTTCTTGGTAGTCAGGCAGCACAAAAAGACTGGACTATCCGAATGAAACAGTTCTTTGATTATTACCTGAAAGGAACGAAAGAACCGCGTTGGATGAAAGAGGGTATTCATCTAAGAGAGCGCGGAATTGATCAGAAATATGACTTACTAGAAAAATAA
- a CDS encoding lipocalin-like domain-containing protein: protein MKKLLITVIALSCFAFSSYGQDKVEKQIIGKWCNPYTYESTGELKGFEFEKGGKCSAINIPSLDLKTWKIDNGYLIVEGFSKGEDGKTEVYKTRERIGYVTSDSLELVVQEAQPRLAFLYLNMKSIKKLVTPEVAPKEK from the coding sequence ATGAAGAAACTATTAATTACAGTAATAGCTCTGTCTTGCTTTGCATTCAGCAGCTACGGACAAGACAAGGTGGAAAAACAAATTATTGGTAAATGGTGTAATCCTTATACCTATGAATCTACTGGTGAACTCAAAGGATTTGAGTTTGAGAAAGGTGGTAAATGTTCTGCTATCAATATTCCTTCTTTAGATTTAAAAACTTGGAAGATTGATAATGGTTATTTAATCGTTGAAGGATTTAGCAAAGGGGAAGATGGGAAGACGGAAGTGTATAAAACACGTGAACGTATTGGTTATGTAACATCTGATTCATTGGAACTGGTTGTTCAGGAAGCACAGCCGCGGTTGGCTTTTCTGTATCTGAATATGAAGTCGATAAAGAAGTTGGTGACTCCGGAAGTTGCACCAAAAGAAAAGTAA
- a CDS encoding RNA polymerase sigma-70 factor, producing the protein MDSREISIEQINKLDATAFRMLYKTYYKALVCYAIQITGESGAAEDIVQELFSTLWEKQLSFKSLVSLKAYLYNSVRNASIDYLKHKDVEFDYLQKIIESHQEYRVGDEEEDDFFTEEIFRQLFMTIDSLPERCKQVFLLHMEGKKNEEIAAALYVSLETVKTQKKRAMSLLRKKLSPYHFALLLSILP; encoded by the coding sequence ATGGATAGCAGAGAGATTTCCATAGAACAGATAAATAAACTGGATGCTACAGCTTTCCGTATGCTTTATAAGACTTATTATAAGGCATTGGTTTGTTATGCAATACAGATAACAGGGGAGTCTGGAGCTGCAGAGGATATTGTACAGGAACTGTTTTCTACTCTTTGGGAAAAGCAATTATCATTTAAGTCATTGGTGTCATTGAAGGCCTATCTATATAATTCCGTTCGGAATGCTTCAATTGATTATCTCAAACATAAAGATGTTGAATTTGATTATTTGCAGAAGATAATAGAATCACATCAGGAATACAGAGTAGGAGATGAGGAAGAAGATGATTTCTTTACAGAGGAGATTTTTCGGCAACTTTTTATGACTATTGATTCTTTGCCGGAACGTTGCAAACAGGTCTTTTTGTTGCATATGGAGGGTAAGAAGAATGAAGAAATAGCAGCTGCGCTTTATGTTTCTCTTGAGACCGTTAAAACGCAAAAGAAACGGGCGATGTCTTTGCTCCGGAAAAAGTTAAGTCCATATCATTTTGCATTGCTTTTGTCTATTCTTCCATAA